In one Dehalogenimonas formicexedens genomic region, the following are encoded:
- a CDS encoding glycerol-3-phosphate acyltransferase, whose amino-acid sequence MPLLALLLGYLWGSIPTARIVARLSGGDLGGGNVGTLNTIRRVGLGPGIAVATLDIAKGASAVLTARYLLDLAPLWVLFAGVFAVIGHNWMVWLGFKGGKGMAAATGAVAAASIIYGHAWVLAGFIGVILAVWRLGKNLVPGNAVGLICLPGFAWLASHCLGTVLAAIALDAVIAVKYAPGAIADFKRRGLGALGRDEIRPKRKG is encoded by the coding sequence ATGCCCCTATTAGCCCTCCTGTTAGGTTATCTCTGGGGGTCCATCCCGACCGCCCGCATCGTCGCCCGTCTCTCGGGTGGTGATCTAGGCGGCGGCAACGTCGGCACCCTGAACACCATTCGACGTGTAGGATTAGGTCCCGGGATCGCCGTGGCTACCCTCGACATCGCCAAGGGCGCCTCCGCAGTCCTGACCGCCCGCTACCTGCTCGACTTGGCACCGCTGTGGGTCCTCTTCGCCGGAGTCTTCGCGGTCATCGGCCATAACTGGATGGTCTGGCTGGGCTTTAAAGGCGGCAAGGGCATGGCGGCGGCAACGGGAGCCGTCGCCGCCGCTTCGATCATCTATGGACATGCCTGGGTGCTCGCCGGGTTCATCGGTGTCATCCTGGCGGTATGGCGGTTGGGAAAGAACCTGGTTCCGGGCAACGCGGTGGGTTTGATCTGCCTGCCGGGGTTTGCCTGGCTCGCTTCCCACTGCTTAGGCACGGTATTGGCAGCCATTGCCCTCGATGCCGTCATCGCCGTCAAATACGCTCCGGGCGCGATAGCGGACTTCAAACGCCGGGGACTTGGGGCTTTGGGCAGGGATGAGATCAGGCCGAAGAGAAAGGGTTGA
- a CDS encoding aldolase produces the protein MLATQFKEVGKALFTRGLVSSHSGNLSVRLNEEKMLITRRGSQLGALSDQDLIETGIVKNDLQTPLASVELPVHRAILQHTNAGAIVHAHPPHAIALSMTETEIVSEQAEHYELGRIPVLGWNQDTRPGCLSEEVAEALKTHKIVLVYGHGSFAAGQILEEAYKYTAALEEVCQVLWLVKSLRKAK, from the coding sequence ATGCTCGCTACTCAGTTCAAAGAAGTCGGCAAGGCACTGTTCACCCGCGGACTGGTATCATCGCATTCCGGCAATTTGTCGGTGCGCCTGAACGAAGAAAAGATGCTGATAACCCGCCGCGGCAGTCAGCTCGGCGCCCTTTCAGACCAGGACCTGATCGAGACCGGCATCGTGAAGAACGATCTCCAGACGCCACTGGCGTCCGTGGAACTGCCGGTTCACCGGGCTATATTACAGCACACCAACGCCGGCGCCATTGTCCATGCCCACCCGCCGCACGCCATTGCCCTCTCAATGACCGAGACGGAGATCGTCTCCGAACAGGCGGAGCACTATGAACTGGGCAGGATTCCGGTACTTGGCTGGAACCAGGACACCCGGCCGGGCTGCCTGAGTGAAGAAGTCGCCGAGGCGCTGAAAACTCACAAGATTGTCCTGGTATACGGCCACGGCAGCTTTGCCGCCGGTCAGATCCTCGAGGAAGCCTACAAATACACCGCCGCCCTGGAAGAGGTTTGCCAGGTGCTGTGGCTGGTCAAAAGCCTGCGAAAGGCTAAATAG
- the hisS gene encoding histidine--tRNA ligase yields MDYQAPRGTQDILPEEQAYWRYVESKAAKVAARYGYSRIDTPTFEDARLFTRTVGEETDIVTKEMYTFQDRGGSDLTLRPEGTAPVCRAYIEHGMASRTKPVKLYYLASIFRYDRPQAGRYREHHQFGFELFGEADAAADAEVIDMAWSFYRELGITTLPVQLNSIGCPECRAAYLAALKEYYASCVDTLCGDCKIRYGKNPLRLLDCKKPDCRAAALKAPHAIDYLCPDCKAHFEKLTALLGAISVPFEVNHCLVRGLDYYSRTVFEIQPQEEGAQSTIGGGGRYDNLIPQLGGEATPAIGFATGIERIILNLKRQSVTVPALEAPRFFLAALGEAAVMAAFKLASDLRREGIPLVESLSSRSLKSQLRQASGLGARYTLILGEAELESRQIILRDMGTSAQHTLPLDGLSPALKAL; encoded by the coding sequence ATGGATTACCAGGCCCCCCGCGGTACCCAGGATATCCTGCCGGAAGAACAGGCTTATTGGCGATACGTCGAATCGAAAGCCGCAAAAGTAGCCGCTCGCTACGGCTATTCCCGGATCGACACGCCCACTTTCGAGGACGCCCGGCTTTTCACCCGCACCGTGGGTGAGGAGACGGACATCGTCACCAAGGAAATGTATACCTTCCAGGACCGCGGCGGCTCCGATTTGACCCTCCGGCCGGAAGGCACCGCCCCGGTTTGCCGCGCTTATATCGAGCACGGCATGGCGTCACGCACCAAGCCGGTCAAGTTGTATTACCTGGCCTCGATCTTCCGCTACGACCGTCCCCAGGCCGGGCGCTACCGCGAGCATCACCAGTTCGGTTTCGAGCTTTTCGGCGAAGCCGATGCCGCCGCCGACGCCGAGGTCATCGACATGGCCTGGTCTTTTTATCGCGAACTCGGCATCACCACCCTGCCCGTCCAGCTCAATTCGATCGGTTGCCCGGAGTGCCGCGCCGCTTACCTGGCGGCTCTGAAAGAATACTATGCCTCCTGCGTCGACACCCTCTGCGGAGACTGCAAGATCCGCTACGGCAAGAACCCGCTCCGTCTCCTGGATTGCAAGAAGCCGGATTGCCGCGCCGCCGCGCTCAAAGCGCCCCATGCGATCGATTATCTCTGCCCCGACTGCAAAGCCCATTTTGAGAAGTTGACCGCCCTCCTCGGGGCAATTTCCGTTCCGTTCGAAGTCAATCATTGCCTGGTTCGCGGCCTGGATTATTACAGCCGCACTGTCTTCGAGATCCAGCCGCAGGAGGAGGGTGCCCAGAGCACTATCGGCGGCGGCGGCCGCTACGACAATCTGATACCCCAGCTCGGCGGCGAAGCTACCCCCGCTATCGGCTTTGCCACCGGAATTGAACGGATCATCCTGAACCTCAAACGCCAGAGCGTCACCGTACCTGCTCTTGAAGCGCCGCGATTCTTCCTGGCCGCCCTCGGCGAAGCCGCCGTAATGGCCGCTTTCAAACTGGCTTCTGACCTGCGGCGGGAAGGTATTCCGCTCGTCGAGTCGCTATCCTCCCGCAGTCTGAAATCACAGCTTCGTCAGGCGTCGGGCCTGGGCGCCCGTTACACCCTTATCCTGGGTGAGGCGGAACTGGAGAGCCGCCAGATAATCCTTCGCGACATGGGCACCTCCGCCCAGCACACCCTCCCCCTCGACGGCCTGTCCCCGGCGCTCAAAGCGCTCTGA
- a CDS encoding VOC family protein: MLSLTSIMIGSENPSALGDFYTRVLGKPDWQEGAWYGWKTGDCWFHVGEHSEVKGTAKEPQRVILNFETRYYKKEYERIKALGARIVKELYEMEGAWIATFADPDGNYFQLNSPWK, from the coding sequence ATGTTGAGCCTGACATCGATCATGATCGGATCGGAGAATCCGTCGGCGCTGGGGGATTTTTACACCAGGGTCCTGGGCAAACCTGACTGGCAGGAAGGTGCGTGGTACGGCTGGAAAACCGGAGACTGCTGGTTCCACGTCGGGGAACATTCCGAGGTCAAAGGCACGGCTAAAGAGCCCCAGCGGGTAATCCTGAACTTCGAGACGAGGTACTACAAGAAAGAGTACGAGCGGATCAAGGCTCTGGGAGCCAGGATCGTCAAGGAACTCTACGAAATGGAAGGGGCGTGGATCGCCACCTTCGCCGACCCGGACGGGAACTATTTCCAGTTGAACTCGCCCTGGAAATAG
- a CDS encoding sulfite exporter TauE/SafE family protein: protein MVFASFLALVAVIAGAVASLAGFGIGSLLTPLLAVKTGISVAVAAIGVAHFTGTALRFLLIRRSVNKKVLLSFGLTSAAGGLTGALLHNVVSNRLLGIVFGGLLILAGTAELTGLAGKIRIKGVFSWFSGALSGLFGGLVGNQGGIRSAALTGFNLGKDEFVATATGIALMVDVARLPVYLAAQWHELIPIWNMIAIASIGVIAGTLFGKRILERLSQDAFTKTVGIILVIIGALMVIRA from the coding sequence GTGGTTTTTGCTTCGTTCCTTGCGTTAGTTGCCGTCATCGCCGGGGCGGTGGCATCTTTGGCCGGCTTTGGAATAGGAAGCCTTTTGACTCCCTTGCTGGCGGTCAAGACCGGAATAAGCGTGGCGGTGGCGGCGATAGGTGTCGCCCATTTCACCGGCACAGCGCTGCGCTTTCTGCTTATCAGAAGGTCAGTAAACAAAAAAGTACTGCTGAGCTTCGGCCTGACCAGCGCAGCTGGCGGGTTGACTGGAGCCCTGCTACATAACGTTGTCAGCAACCGACTTCTCGGAATAGTCTTCGGGGGTCTGTTGATACTAGCCGGTACAGCGGAACTCACAGGGTTAGCCGGTAAAATCCGTATCAAGGGAGTGTTCTCCTGGTTCAGCGGGGCGCTATCGGGTCTTTTTGGGGGGTTGGTGGGCAACCAGGGAGGCATACGGTCAGCGGCCCTCACCGGGTTTAACCTGGGAAAGGATGAATTCGTAGCGACGGCCACGGGGATCGCCTTGATGGTCGATGTTGCCAGGCTTCCAGTGTATTTGGCGGCTCAGTGGCACGAATTGATCCCGATCTGGAACATGATTGCGATTGCCTCGATCGGAGTCATCGCCGGCACATTATTCGGTAAAAGGATCCTGGAGCGGCTATCTCAAGACGCCTTCACCAAAACGGTCGGGATCATCCTGGTCATCATCGGGGCGCTGATGGTAATTCGAGCATGA
- a CDS encoding tetratricopeptide repeat protein: protein MAYNDDEQAKLKKQHSQSAIDLALSGRWRDAIAANQAILELFPQDIEALNRLGRAHMELGEYAEAQASYKKAKEADPYNSIADRNLRRLEVLLVSGSKTNVEANSQRVEPQVFLEETGKAGVINLSSLAPREVLAHAVAGDKVNLLPAGASIRVETMAGEYVGSVEPRHALRLLKLMRGGNRYSGTVVSSTEDKLSVMIRETYQDPSQVGQISFPTRLPTAARKPELESAAEETEPAPEGEEAEAVVEENLEEETYPEEEDEEELEV from the coding sequence ATGGCCTACAACGACGACGAACAGGCTAAACTTAAAAAGCAGCACAGCCAGAGCGCCATAGACCTTGCCCTTTCCGGCCGCTGGCGCGACGCCATCGCCGCCAACCAGGCCATTCTCGAACTCTTCCCCCAGGACATCGAAGCGTTGAACCGGCTCGGCCGGGCTCATATGGAACTCGGCGAATACGCCGAGGCCCAGGCTTCTTATAAAAAAGCCAAGGAAGCCGACCCTTACAACTCCATCGCCGACCGCAACCTGCGCCGCCTGGAGGTCCTTCTCGTCTCCGGGTCCAAGACCAACGTGGAAGCCAACAGCCAGCGCGTCGAACCCCAGGTTTTCCTCGAGGAAACCGGTAAAGCCGGCGTCATCAACCTGAGTTCATTGGCGCCCCGGGAGGTCCTGGCCCATGCCGTTGCCGGCGACAAGGTCAATCTGCTTCCGGCAGGCGCGAGCATCAGGGTAGAGACCATGGCTGGAGAGTACGTCGGTTCGGTGGAACCTCGCCATGCCCTGAGGCTTTTAAAGCTGATGAGGGGCGGTAACAGGTATTCCGGCACCGTCGTCAGTTCCACGGAAGACAAGCTCTCGGTCATGATCCGTGAGACATACCAGGACCCGTCGCAGGTGGGACAGATTTCGTTCCCCACCCGCCTGCCCACGGCGGCGCGCAAACCGGAACTCGAATCCGCCGCTGAGGAGACCGAACCCGCGCCGGAGGGCGAAGAGGCCGAGGCCGTGGTGGAAGAGAACCTTGAAGAGGAAACCTACCCTGAAGAAGAGGACGAAGAGGAGTTGGAGGTCTAA
- a CDS encoding MFS transporter: protein MKFKLTPFWVLCLTGGVAIFSSTMAKNPALPLYVKSLGISDTALGFIAASSTIVGILASLPAGAISDAIGRRRVVLFAAVIFATAPFLYLFVHNAGMLVLVRIYHGLATAILGPVALAIVADTFDKGRGERMGWYSSATLVGRFLAPFAGGLLIFGNDFHLVYLADGVAGIITLLLAIRLPKEQKITAGVGDILGKNWRKYTKEISFVFRHKGILATSGAEAAQYFGYGCLETFLPVYLSEKLGFAAWQIGLLFTAQIVVTAFTKPIMGRLSDRYGRTRTIIAGLVLGGAIIILILSASNYLLLLTLIALSGLGLAIVTSSTSALVADLAREEGRGSALGVMSGIMDIGQSSGPILTGILIGTFSFAVAFTTAGLVLITMSLVFWAVMRVSKPRTQDTAV from the coding sequence ATGAAATTTAAACTTACCCCATTCTGGGTCCTGTGCCTGACGGGCGGCGTGGCCATTTTCAGCTCGACGATGGCCAAAAATCCGGCGTTGCCGCTGTACGTCAAATCGCTGGGAATCTCCGATACGGCATTGGGATTTATCGCAGCTTCATCCACCATCGTCGGCATTCTGGCGAGCCTGCCCGCCGGGGCCATTTCCGATGCCATCGGACGAAGGCGGGTGGTACTGTTTGCCGCCGTTATCTTTGCTACCGCCCCCTTTTTATACCTCTTCGTCCATAATGCCGGGATGCTGGTCCTGGTGCGCATCTACCATGGTCTGGCAACGGCGATCCTTGGGCCGGTAGCGCTGGCAATCGTGGCTGATACGTTCGACAAAGGCCGGGGCGAGCGGATGGGATGGTATTCCTCCGCGACACTGGTCGGGAGGTTCCTGGCGCCGTTTGCCGGCGGTCTGCTGATTTTCGGCAACGATTTCCACCTGGTCTACCTGGCCGACGGCGTAGCGGGAATCATCACCCTGTTACTGGCGATCCGACTGCCGAAGGAGCAAAAAATCACCGCGGGGGTTGGGGATATTCTTGGCAAGAACTGGCGCAAATATACGAAGGAGATATCCTTCGTTTTCCGGCACAAAGGGATACTGGCCACCAGCGGCGCCGAGGCGGCGCAATATTTCGGATACGGCTGCCTGGAGACGTTCCTGCCGGTTTACCTCAGCGAGAAACTGGGCTTTGCCGCCTGGCAGATCGGTCTCCTGTTCACCGCCCAGATCGTAGTTACCGCCTTCACCAAGCCGATCATGGGCAGGCTTTCCGACCGCTACGGACGGACCCGGACCATCATCGCCGGCCTGGTTCTCGGTGGCGCGATCATCATCCTTATCCTCTCCGCTTCCAATTACCTGTTATTGCTGACACTCATCGCCCTCTCCGGTTTAGGGCTGGCGATCGTAACATCTTCGACATCAGCGCTGGTAGCCGACCTGGCGCGGGAGGAGGGACGGGGCAGCGCGCTGGGAGTCATGTCGGGCATCATGGATATCGGGCAATCCAGCGGCCCGATCCTGACGGGAATCCTCATAGGGACGTTTTCCTTTGCTGTGGCTTTCACGACAGCCGGGCTTGTCCTTATTACCATGAGCCTGGTTTTCTGGGCGGTGATGCGCGTTTCGAAACCCCGAACCCAGGACACCGCCGTCTGA
- a CDS encoding branched-chain amino acid transaminase codes for MPSYCYFQGEIVPLENAKISVMTHALHYGTGLFEGIRGNWNAAHGQLYIFRLQDHMRRMKDGCKVLRLDIPFSADDLSRITVDVAKKCGFKEDIYLRPLAYKSSEALGVRLHDLKSDFLCFAIPWGRYIDTDSCRLAVSTWRRPDDNVFPPSVKATGLYINNALTKTEAIENGFDEGVMLAPDGHVAEGSGENLFLVEKGKLVTPATYSSILNGITRDTVIQLAKNELGLEVEERLVDRYELYTADECFLTGTAAHLTPVCEIDRRKLGDGGIGPITAKLKDLYFDAIKGNLPKYTGWCTPVY; via the coding sequence ATGCCCAGTTACTGCTATTTCCAGGGTGAAATCGTCCCCCTTGAAAACGCCAAAATAAGCGTCATGACCCACGCCCTGCACTACGGCACCGGCCTCTTCGAGGGCATCCGCGGCAACTGGAACGCCGCCCACGGCCAGCTCTATATCTTCCGGCTCCAGGACCACATGCGCCGCATGAAGGACGGCTGCAAGGTCCTCCGCCTCGATATCCCATTCTCTGCCGACGACCTCTCCCGCATCACCGTTGACGTCGCCAAAAAGTGCGGCTTCAAGGAAGATATTTACCTCCGCCCCCTGGCCTACAAGTCGTCCGAGGCGCTGGGGGTGCGGCTCCACGATTTGAAGAGTGACTTCCTGTGCTTTGCCATCCCATGGGGCCGCTATATCGACACCGACTCCTGCCGCTTGGCCGTCTCCACCTGGCGCCGCCCCGACGACAACGTCTTCCCGCCGAGCGTCAAAGCCACCGGCCTCTACATCAACAACGCCCTGACCAAAACCGAGGCCATCGAGAATGGCTTCGACGAAGGGGTCATGCTCGCCCCCGACGGTCATGTCGCCGAAGGCAGTGGTGAGAACCTGTTCCTGGTCGAAAAGGGCAAGCTGGTCACCCCGGCGACCTATTCCAGCATCTTAAACGGCATCACCCGTGATACGGTCATCCAATTGGCGAAGAACGAGCTCGGCCTCGAGGTCGAGGAGAGGCTCGTCGACCGCTACGAACTCTATACCGCCGACGAGTGCTTCCTGACCGGTACCGCAGCTCACCTCACTCCAGTCTGTGAGATCGATCGCCGCAAGCTCGGCGACGGCGGCATCGGCCCGATCACCGCCAAACTGAAAGACCTCTACTTCGACGCCATTAAGGGCAACCTGCCCAAGTACACCGGCTGGTGCACGCCGGTTTACTAA
- the lexA gene encoding transcriptional repressor LexA: MAKISDTLSARQEKILEFIQNYVKKYGIPPSIRDIVAGCSISSTSVADYNLKHLERLGFIRRHHEISRGIELVDKVSRACPVTVPLMGRIAAGRPIPVPDTETWNASNSAETVEVPQAFVDDRKDVYALKVKGTSMIDALINDGDVVIMQAVQSVDNGEMAAVWLKTEKEATLKRFYKEKRGNKVRLQPANAQMAPIYTEASNVEVQGRVVGVIRKLV; the protein is encoded by the coding sequence ATGGCTAAGATTTCGGATACCCTTTCGGCAAGGCAGGAAAAGATCCTGGAATTCATCCAGAATTATGTGAAAAAGTACGGCATTCCCCCCAGTATTCGTGACATCGTCGCCGGTTGCAGTATCAGCTCGACTTCCGTCGCGGATTACAACCTCAAGCACCTGGAACGCCTGGGCTTTATCCGCCGTCATCATGAGATTTCCCGGGGAATCGAACTTGTCGATAAGGTCAGCCGCGCCTGCCCGGTAACCGTGCCGCTGATGGGCCGGATCGCCGCCGGCCGCCCCATACCGGTGCCGGATACGGAAACCTGGAACGCCTCCAACTCAGCCGAGACGGTGGAAGTTCCCCAGGCCTTCGTGGATGACCGCAAGGATGTTTACGCCCTGAAAGTCAAAGGGACTTCGATGATCGATGCGCTTATCAATGATGGCGACGTCGTCATCATGCAGGCGGTCCAGTCGGTGGACAACGGCGAGATGGCCGCGGTCTGGCTCAAGACTGAAAAAGAAGCCACCCTCAAGCGTTTTTACAAAGAGAAGCGGGGCAACAAAGTCCGCCTGCAGCCCGCCAATGCCCAGATGGCTCCCATCTACACCGAAGCCTCAAACGTCGAAGTCCAGGGCCGGGTGGTGGGGGTCATTCGTAAGCTCGTTTGA
- the gyrA gene encoding DNA gyrase subunit A, which produces MVIGKTRPINIEEEMKNSYLDYAMSVIVSRALPDVRDGLKPVHRRILYAMSDMGMHYNTAYKKSARIVGEVLGKYHPHGDSSVYDAMVRMAQPFSMRYTLVDGQGNFGSVDADPPAAMRYTEARLTRLAEEMLVDIDKDTVDFMPNFDASLNEPTVLPSRLPNLLMNGSAGIAVGMATNIPPHNLSELCDGIVYLIDNPECTMDDLMHFVKGPDFPTGGIILGADGIRSAYASGHGKVVIRARAHITDASETGKRQIIITELPYQVNKAELVSRIAGLVREKKVTGIAEVRDESDRQGLRVVIDLKRDGQPQQILNNLHKHTNLQDSFFINMLALVDGKPQIINLKEALKLYVEFRQVVITRRSKFELKAAKDRAHILEGLKIALDNLDAIINLIRKAENSEVARRELQSRFGLSQIQAQAILDLQLRRLAGLERQKILDEYAEVLKQISYLEDLLANPRKILTLIKTDVAEIKAKYGDARRTEIQAQGVIEFREEDLIPHQSMVVTLTERNFIKRVPTEVYRLQNRAGRGKSIITTREEDAVRFIMVADTHDSVLLFTNRGRIFSIKCHEIPCDLSRTAKGLAIINLVPLSENEKITAMLSLTDFKEEYSLIMGTAGGEIKRTPASDFASVRSSGLLAMDLPKGDELIGALVAKEDDNLILITRDGQSIRFPVSDLRVSQRASGGVRGIALRDDDRMVGMDVTHPGHFVLVITSGGMGKLTPVEEYPLQHRGGSGVLTFKVVEKTGPVVAGKVVDKEHQVMIATAEGVVIRTPVGTEDSEKGIVVMGRSTQGVIVIRPDENDRVVTFGTMVV; this is translated from the coding sequence ATGGTAATCGGTAAAACCCGCCCGATCAACATCGAGGAGGAGATGAAAAACTCCTACCTTGATTACGCCATGAGCGTCATCGTATCCCGAGCCCTCCCCGACGTCCGCGACGGCTTGAAACCGGTGCATCGCCGCATCCTCTATGCCATGAGCGACATGGGCATGCACTATAACACGGCGTACAAGAAGAGCGCCCGCATCGTCGGCGAGGTCCTCGGCAAATACCACCCTCACGGCGATTCCTCCGTCTACGATGCCATGGTGCGCATGGCCCAGCCCTTCTCGATGCGCTACACCCTCGTCGACGGCCAGGGCAACTTCGGTTCGGTTGACGCCGATCCCCCGGCTGCCATGCGCTACACCGAAGCCCGCCTCACCCGCCTGGCCGAGGAAATGCTGGTCGACATCGATAAAGACACCGTTGACTTCATGCCTAACTTCGACGCGTCGCTGAACGAGCCTACGGTTCTGCCTTCGCGTTTGCCCAATCTGCTGATGAACGGCTCGGCCGGCATCGCCGTCGGCATGGCCACCAACATCCCGCCTCACAACCTTTCCGAACTGTGCGACGGCATCGTCTATTTGATCGATAACCCGGAATGCACCATGGATGACCTGATGCACTTCGTCAAGGGCCCGGATTTCCCCACCGGCGGCATCATCCTGGGCGCCGACGGCATCCGGAGCGCCTATGCCTCCGGCCACGGCAAGGTCGTCATCCGCGCCCGGGCTCACATTACCGACGCGTCAGAGACGGGTAAACGCCAGATCATCATCACCGAACTGCCTTACCAGGTGAACAAGGCGGAGCTGGTTTCCCGCATCGCCGGGCTGGTCAGAGAGAAGAAGGTCACCGGCATCGCCGAGGTCCGCGACGAATCGGACCGGCAGGGGCTGCGGGTGGTCATCGACCTCAAGCGCGACGGCCAGCCGCAGCAGATCCTGAACAACCTGCACAAGCACACCAACCTTCAGGACAGTTTCTTCATCAACATGCTGGCCCTGGTGGACGGCAAACCCCAGATCATCAATCTGAAAGAGGCTTTGAAGCTTTACGTCGAATTCCGCCAGGTGGTCATCACCCGGCGTTCCAAGTTCGAACTCAAGGCCGCCAAAGACCGGGCCCACATCCTCGAGGGTCTCAAGATCGCCCTCGATAATCTCGATGCCATCATCAACCTTATCCGCAAAGCCGAGAATTCCGAAGTCGCCCGGCGGGAACTCCAGAGCCGGTTCGGCCTGTCCCAGATCCAGGCCCAGGCCATCCTCGACCTGCAGCTGCGCCGCCTGGCCGGTCTGGAACGCCAGAAGATCCTCGATGAGTACGCCGAGGTCCTGAAGCAGATATCCTACCTGGAAGACCTGCTGGCCAACCCGAGGAAGATTCTTACTCTTATCAAGACGGATGTGGCCGAAATTAAGGCCAAGTACGGCGATGCCCGCCGCACCGAGATCCAGGCCCAGGGAGTGATCGAGTTCCGGGAAGAGGACCTCATCCCCCACCAGAGCATGGTGGTGACCCTGACGGAGCGCAATTTCATCAAGCGGGTACCCACCGAGGTCTACCGCTTGCAGAACCGCGCCGGCCGCGGCAAGAGCATCATCACCACCCGCGAAGAAGACGCCGTGCGCTTCATCATGGTGGCCGATACCCATGATAGCGTATTGCTTTTCACCAATCGGGGACGGATTTTCTCGATCAAATGCCATGAAATCCCCTGTGATCTTTCTCGCACCGCGAAGGGGCTGGCGATTATCAACCTTGTTCCTTTGTCCGAGAACGAGAAGATTACCGCCATGCTGTCCCTGACTGATTTCAAAGAAGAATATTCGCTCATCATGGGCACAGCAGGTGGAGAGATCAAGCGCACGCCCGCATCGGACTTCGCGTCGGTACGGTCGAGCGGCCTGCTGGCCATGGACCTGCCCAAGGGCGATGAACTCATCGGGGCGCTCGTCGCCAAGGAAGACGATAATCTCATCCTGATCACCCGCGACGGGCAGTCCATCCGTTTCCCGGTGTCGGATCTGCGTGTTTCTCAGAGAGCCTCCGGCGGCGTCCGGGGCATCGCCCTGCGTGACGACGACCGCATGGTCGGCATGGACGTCACCCATCCGGGACATTTCGTCCTCGTCATTACATCGGGCGGCATGGGCAAACTGACCCCGGTGGAAGAATACCCGCTGCAGCACCGCGGCGGCTCCGGCGTTCTGACCTTTAAGGTTGTGGAGAAAACCGGACCGGTGGTCGCCGGGAAGGTTGTCGATAAAGAACACCAGGTGATGATCGCCACCGCCGAGGGCGTTGTCATTCGCACCCCGGTCGGAACTGAGGACTCGGAAAAGGGAATCGTCGTGATGGGCCGCAGCACCCAGGGCGTCATCGTTATTCGCCCCGATGAAAATGACCGCGTGGTCACCTTTGGCACGATGGTGGTTTAG
- a CDS encoding universal stress protein: MFKTIIVPLDGSPVSEQVLPKAAELARCSPDSKIILLEVIKPVGPSVIDALVLSNASEVPTLTPGEAKDYLRQVAAKHLSGIHVQILAEEGGAAEIILQTAKDNSADVIAMASHGRSGVARLTLGSVTSQVINHAEVPVLVVKAK, from the coding sequence ATGTTTAAAACGATCATTGTCCCACTTGATGGCTCGCCGGTATCGGAACAGGTTCTGCCAAAAGCAGCCGAACTGGCCAGGTGCAGCCCCGACTCAAAGATCATCCTGCTGGAGGTGATCAAGCCCGTTGGTCCCAGCGTGATCGATGCTCTGGTTCTTTCCAACGCCAGCGAGGTGCCGACTCTGACACCGGGAGAGGCGAAGGACTACCTCAGGCAGGTGGCAGCGAAACACCTCTCCGGAATACATGTCCAGATTCTGGCGGAGGAGGGCGGGGCGGCGGAGATCATCCTGCAGACAGCCAAAGATAACAGCGCAGATGTGATCGCCATGGCCAGCCACGGGCGGAGCGGCGTCGCCAGGCTCACCCTGGGAAGCGTAACTTCCCAGGTCATCAACCACGCAGAGGTTCCGGTGCTGGTGGTTAAAGCGAAATAG
- a CDS encoding c-type cytochrome, whose protein sequence is MKKFGRTGAAAATIALIIMAASCTQAPSNTTSTTGTATTGAASVENGRNIFLYATSSSGDPLYQSSGPGMMYYSCASCHGQNAHGGQIFLMMAVYDVPNITWAALTGPDPDMDHPPYTVDTFKRAVTQGLDPGGNRLEYPMPVWVISDRDLNDVIAFLQSLT, encoded by the coding sequence GTGAAAAAATTCGGAAGGACCGGCGCGGCCGCTGCGACGATCGCCCTGATTATTATGGCGGCATCGTGCACACAGGCTCCGTCGAACACGACATCGACAACCGGCACCGCCACCACCGGGGCGGCATCGGTCGAAAACGGGCGGAACATTTTCCTGTACGCCACCAGTTCGTCGGGCGACCCGCTGTACCAGTCGAGCGGGCCGGGAATGATGTATTACAGCTGCGCCTCCTGCCACGGGCAGAACGCCCACGGCGGGCAGATATTTTTGATGATGGCGGTATATGACGTGCCGAACATCACCTGGGCGGCGCTCACGGGACCCGACCCGGATATGGACCACCCGCCGTACACCGTCGACACGTTCAAGAGGGCGGTCACCCAGGGGCTGGACCCGGGAGGGAACCGGCTTGAGTACCCGATGCCGGTGTGGGTGATATCGGACAGGGATTTGAATGATGTGATAGCGTTTTTGCAGAGTCTGACGTGA